In Kocuria turfanensis, a single genomic region encodes these proteins:
- a CDS encoding FBP domain-containing protein, which yields MHPLTEAEIRSSLINCSRKDAARLPVPPDLGALDWDRLDYLGWRDPQSPRRGFAVVPTEQGPKGIVVQTSGAAGAGKQAMCAWCQDVRLPHPVVMYVARRAGAAGREGSTVGTLVCAGFQCSANVRKRPPSPYKGFDMDAYVADRIAGLRERSRGFVAAVDR from the coding sequence ATGCACCCGCTGACCGAAGCAGAGATCCGCTCCAGCCTCATCAACTGTTCCCGCAAGGACGCCGCCCGCCTGCCCGTGCCCCCGGACCTCGGGGCCCTGGACTGGGACCGGCTGGACTACCTGGGATGGCGCGACCCGCAGTCCCCGCGCCGGGGATTCGCCGTCGTCCCCACCGAGCAGGGCCCGAAGGGCATCGTGGTGCAGACCTCCGGGGCCGCGGGGGCGGGGAAGCAGGCGATGTGCGCCTGGTGCCAGGACGTGCGGCTGCCCCACCCCGTGGTGATGTACGTGGCCCGCCGCGCCGGGGCGGCCGGACGCGAGGGCTCGACCGTGGGCACCCTGGTCTGTGCGGGCTTCCAGTGCTCGGCCAACGTCCGCAAGCGCCCGCCCTCCCCGTACAAGGGCTTCGACATGGACGCCTACGTCGCCGACCGCATCGCCGGTCTGCGCGAGAGGTCCCGGGGCTTCGTGGCCGCCGTGGACCGCTGA
- a CDS encoding glycoside hydrolase family 31 protein yields MPLPRFRPTGHGSPEPAAVVAGAHYRITVLTDGLLRLEYSPGGRFEDRPSAFAVHRRFPVPPFRVRRSEAGLELFTDRIHLSYDEREFSPSGLSVQVRGGVTNYHSVWRYGTPVPTLGGTARTLDEADGPIPLEPGINSREGFGVVDDSASVLLTEDGWYAPRPREEGAVDLYFFGYGHDHQEALRAFYALSGPQPVLPRYALGNWWSRYHAYDETEYRQLVQDFADRRLPFSVLVVDMDWHLTDEHVERHHGSGWTGYTWNRELFPDPRRFLGWAHERGYRVTLNLHPADGVRSFEEPYPAMLQALGRDPGTEEPVAFDVTDREFVSAYFEVLHRGLEADGVDFWWIDWQSGEHSRLPGVDPLWVLNHYHFLDSASGGERPLILSRYAGPGSHRYPVGFSGDTVISWASLAFQPRFTATAANIGFGWWSHDIGGHIYGSRDDELATRWLQFGVFSPMLRLHSGNNDFIAKEPWRYRSPYAEIMERGLRLRHRLIPYLHTANRAAAVDGVPLVRPLYFEHPEAEQAYRYDHQYLFGPELMVAPVTAPVDPVLTRAAVPVWLPEGSWTDLCTGTVYDGGRELMLHRGLGELPVLARAGAIVPLAGADPDAAPGPGNPAELEVLVVAGASHGSVLDEDDGAGDGRDPARWARTELSLDVAAGEFSLGPARGHLGCLPPARSWTVTVLGAAELTGLAVTVDGDDVPVSVVRRDRRTSVTVPDVPAGARVVLRSPGLRGVAVPDPAPRVFDMLNDAQIGYDVKQRLYTAVRQDPVAALGQAPALGAEGPLLSALAELVLAVRDGA; encoded by the coding sequence ATGCCCCTCCCCCGCTTCCGTCCCACCGGCCACGGCTCCCCGGAGCCCGCCGCCGTCGTCGCCGGCGCGCACTACCGCATCACCGTGCTGACCGACGGGCTGCTCCGCCTGGAGTACAGCCCCGGCGGACGGTTCGAGGACCGGCCCTCGGCCTTCGCGGTGCACCGGCGGTTCCCGGTGCCGCCGTTCCGCGTCCGGCGCTCGGAGGCCGGCCTCGAGCTGTTCACCGACCGGATCCACCTGAGCTACGACGAGCGGGAGTTCAGCCCCTCGGGTCTGTCCGTGCAGGTGCGCGGCGGGGTGACCAACTACCACAGCGTGTGGCGCTACGGCACGCCGGTGCCCACGCTCGGCGGGACCGCCCGCACCCTCGACGAGGCCGACGGCCCCATCCCGCTCGAGCCGGGCATCAACTCCCGGGAGGGCTTCGGGGTGGTCGACGACTCGGCCTCGGTGCTGCTCACGGAGGACGGCTGGTACGCCCCGCGTCCCCGCGAGGAGGGCGCGGTGGACCTCTACTTCTTCGGCTACGGCCACGACCACCAGGAGGCCCTGCGCGCCTTCTACGCGCTGTCCGGGCCGCAGCCGGTGCTGCCCCGCTACGCGCTGGGCAACTGGTGGAGCCGCTACCACGCCTACGACGAGACCGAGTACCGGCAGCTGGTCCAGGACTTCGCGGACCGCCGCCTGCCCTTCTCCGTGCTCGTGGTGGACATGGACTGGCACCTCACCGACGAGCACGTGGAACGCCACCACGGCTCGGGCTGGACCGGCTACACCTGGAACCGGGAGCTCTTCCCGGACCCGCGGCGCTTCCTGGGATGGGCGCACGAGCGCGGCTACCGGGTCACCCTCAACCTGCACCCGGCCGACGGCGTGCGCTCCTTCGAGGAGCCCTATCCCGCGATGCTCCAGGCCTTGGGCCGGGACCCGGGGACGGAGGAGCCGGTGGCCTTCGACGTCACCGACCGGGAGTTCGTCTCCGCCTACTTCGAGGTCCTGCACCGGGGCCTGGAGGCGGACGGCGTGGACTTCTGGTGGATCGACTGGCAGTCCGGCGAGCACTCCCGCCTGCCCGGGGTCGACCCGCTGTGGGTGCTCAACCACTACCACTTCCTGGACTCCGCCTCGGGCGGCGAGCGGCCGCTGATCCTCTCCCGGTACGCGGGACCCGGCAGCCACCGCTACCCCGTGGGGTTCTCCGGCGACACCGTCATCTCCTGGGCCTCGCTGGCCTTCCAGCCGCGGTTCACCGCGACGGCGGCGAACATCGGCTTCGGCTGGTGGAGCCACGACATCGGCGGGCACATCTACGGCTCCCGCGACGACGAGCTGGCCACGCGCTGGCTGCAGTTCGGGGTGTTCTCCCCGATGCTGCGCCTGCACTCGGGCAACAACGACTTCATCGCCAAGGAGCCGTGGCGCTACCGCTCCCCCTACGCCGAGATCATGGAGCGCGGCCTGCGCCTGCGGCACCGCCTGATCCCCTACCTGCACACCGCCAACCGCGCCGCGGCCGTCGACGGCGTGCCCCTGGTCCGGCCCCTGTACTTCGAGCACCCGGAGGCGGAGCAGGCCTACCGCTACGACCACCAGTACCTGTTCGGCCCCGAGCTGATGGTCGCCCCCGTGACAGCGCCCGTGGACCCCGTGCTCACCCGCGCCGCGGTGCCCGTGTGGCTGCCGGAGGGGTCGTGGACGGACCTGTGCACCGGCACGGTCTACGACGGGGGGCGCGAGCTCATGCTGCACCGCGGCCTCGGCGAGCTGCCCGTCCTGGCGCGCGCCGGTGCCATCGTCCCGCTGGCCGGCGCGGACCCCGACGCTGCGCCGGGCCCGGGAAACCCCGCCGAGCTCGAGGTGCTGGTCGTGGCCGGCGCCTCCCACGGCTCCGTCCTGGACGAGGACGACGGCGCCGGCGACGGCCGGGACCCGGCCCGCTGGGCCCGCACCGAGCTGTCCCTCGACGTCGCGGCCGGGGAGTTCTCGCTCGGCCCGGCGCGGGGCCACCTCGGCTGCCTGCCGCCGGCGCGGAGCTGGACCGTCACCGTCCTCGGCGCCGCGGAGCTGACCGGCCTCGCCGTCACCGTGGACGGCGACGACGTCCCGGTGTCCGTCGTCCGGCGGGACCGGCGCACCTCCGTCACGGTCCCGGACGTCCCGGCCGGGGCGCGGGTCGTGCTCCGCTCCCCGGGCCTGCGCGGGGTGGCGGTCCCGGATCCGGCGCCCCGGGTCTTCGACATGCTCAACGACGCCCAGATCGGCTACGACGTCAAGCAGCGCCTCTACACCGCCGTCCGGCAGGATCCCGTGGCGGCGCTGGGCCAGGCCCCGGCCCTGGGCGCCGAGGGACCGCTGCTCAGCGCGCTCGCCGAGCTGGTCCTGGCTGTCCGGGACGGCGCCTGA
- a CDS encoding DUF4193 domain-containing protein — protein sequence MATDYDAPRTRPEDEPANESLEAIQVQRSAATQTAVIDAEDFDTAEGIDLPGADLSHEELTVAVIPEQSDEFTCGACFLVRHRSQLARTSAGTSYCSDCEG from the coding sequence ATGGCCACCGACTACGACGCTCCGCGCACTCGCCCCGAGGACGAGCCGGCCAACGAGTCCCTGGAAGCGATCCAGGTCCAGCGCAGCGCCGCCACCCAGACCGCGGTGATCGACGCCGAGGACTTCGACACCGCCGAGGGCATCGACCTGCCCGGGGCGGATCTCTCCCACGAAGAACTCACCGTGGCCGTCATCCCCGAGCAGAGCGACGAGTTCACCTGCGGGGCCTGCTTCCTCGTCCGCCACCGCTCCCAGCTCGCCCGCACCAGCGCCGGCACCAGCTACTGCAGCGACTGCGAGGGCTGA
- a CDS encoding LLM class flavin-dependent oxidoreductase encodes MSTHRQLHLNAFLLGAGHHSAAWRRPDSPAEQLGDISYWERLARTAERGFFDAVFFADGHSTGDVASGPRWFLEPLTALSAMARATERIGLVCTISTTFFTPFHAARMLASLDHISGGRAGWNVVTSMFDAEARNHGLEAMPARQQRYARAEEFVQVTQQLWDSWADDAVLVDRAGLYADPARVRPVHHHGEHFQVDGPLTVPRPPQGRPVLFQAGASGPGRDLAARYAEAIYAVAYDLTAGRDYYADVKARITAAGRNPEAVAVMPGLVTYVGSTEQEARAQRAAVDALLPTAQSLAQLSTFIQQDCSGWELDAPVPPLPPLERFGGPQGRYATILRIIDVERPTVRQLLGRLAAGGGHCTMVGTPESIADRIEHWFRSGAADGFNLMPPTLPDALDDFVDHVVPELQRRGLFRTDYTAHSLRGHLGLPRPARGAPA; translated from the coding sequence ATGAGCACGCACCGGCAGCTGCACCTCAACGCCTTCCTCCTCGGCGCCGGCCACCACAGCGCGGCCTGGCGGCGCCCCGACTCCCCCGCCGAGCAGCTGGGGGACATCTCCTACTGGGAGCGGCTGGCCCGCACGGCCGAGCGCGGTTTCTTCGATGCCGTGTTCTTCGCCGACGGCCACAGCACCGGCGACGTCGCCTCCGGGCCCCGGTGGTTCCTCGAGCCGCTGACCGCCCTGTCCGCCATGGCCCGGGCCACGGAGCGGATCGGATTGGTCTGCACCATCTCGACCACCTTCTTCACCCCGTTCCACGCCGCCCGGATGCTCGCCTCCCTCGACCACATCAGCGGCGGGCGGGCGGGGTGGAACGTGGTGACCTCCATGTTCGACGCCGAGGCCCGCAACCACGGGCTGGAGGCCATGCCGGCCCGACAGCAGCGCTACGCCCGGGCCGAGGAATTCGTGCAGGTCACCCAGCAGCTGTGGGACTCCTGGGCCGACGACGCCGTACTCGTCGACCGGGCAGGGCTCTACGCCGACCCCGCCCGGGTCCGTCCGGTGCACCACCACGGCGAGCACTTCCAGGTGGACGGACCACTGACCGTGCCGCGCCCGCCGCAGGGCAGACCCGTGCTCTTCCAAGCCGGGGCCTCCGGCCCCGGACGGGATCTGGCCGCCCGGTACGCGGAGGCGATCTACGCGGTGGCCTACGACCTGACCGCCGGCCGCGACTACTACGCCGACGTCAAGGCCCGTATCACCGCGGCCGGGCGGAACCCGGAGGCGGTGGCGGTGATGCCCGGGCTCGTGACCTACGTCGGCTCCACCGAGCAGGAGGCCCGGGCCCAGCGGGCCGCGGTCGACGCGCTGCTGCCCACCGCCCAGTCGCTGGCCCAGCTGAGCACGTTCATCCAGCAGGACTGCAGCGGATGGGAACTCGACGCCCCGGTCCCACCGCTGCCTCCGCTCGAGCGGTTCGGCGGCCCTCAGGGCCGCTACGCCACGATCCTGCGGATCATCGACGTGGAACGGCCCACCGTCCGACAGCTGCTGGGCCGCCTGGCCGCCGGTGGCGGGCACTGCACCATGGTCGGCACCCCCGAGAGCATCGCGGACCGGATCGAGCACTGGTTCCGCTCCGGAGCGGCCGACGGGTTCAACCTCATGCCCCCGACCCTGCCGGACGCCCTCGACGACTTCGTCGACCACGTCGTGCCGGAACTGCAGCGCCGCGGCCTCTTCCGCACCGACTACACCGCCCATTCACTCCGCGGGCACCTGGGGCTCCCCCGCCCCGCCCGCGGAGCACCGGCATAG
- the map gene encoding type I methionyl aminopeptidase: protein MIEILHPGETARAKDTGALVAGILQTLRNRITVGTNLLDIDRWTRTMILEAGALSCYVDYAPSFGRGPFGHYICTAVNDAVLHGRPHDYELADGDLLTLDLAVSRDGLAADSAISFLVGGAEPPESVALIDATERALAAGVAAAVPGARVGDISHAIGAVLGAAGYPVNTEFGGHGIGSTMHQDPHVANTGRPGRGYRLRSGLLLALEPWAMEDTAELVTDADGWTLRSATGCRAAHSEHTIAITDDGPEILTLAQQ from the coding sequence ATGATCGAGATCCTGCACCCCGGCGAGACGGCCCGGGCGAAGGACACCGGCGCCCTGGTCGCCGGCATCCTGCAGACCCTCAGGAACCGCATCACGGTGGGGACGAACCTCCTCGACATCGACCGGTGGACGCGGACCATGATCCTGGAGGCCGGAGCGCTGTCCTGCTACGTCGACTACGCGCCGTCCTTCGGACGCGGGCCGTTCGGCCACTACATCTGCACCGCCGTCAACGACGCCGTGCTCCACGGGCGTCCCCACGACTACGAGCTGGCCGACGGGGATCTGCTGACCCTGGACCTCGCCGTCTCCCGGGACGGGCTCGCCGCGGACTCGGCCATCAGCTTCCTCGTGGGCGGCGCCGAGCCCCCGGAGAGCGTCGCGCTGATCGACGCGACCGAGCGCGCGCTGGCCGCGGGGGTCGCCGCCGCCGTCCCCGGGGCCCGCGTCGGCGACATCTCCCACGCCATCGGTGCCGTCCTCGGTGCGGCGGGATATCCGGTGAACACGGAGTTCGGGGGCCACGGCATCGGGTCGACGATGCACCAGGACCCGCACGTGGCGAACACCGGACGACCCGGCCGCGGCTACAGGCTGCGCTCCGGCCTGCTGCTGGCCCTGGAGCCGTGGGCCATGGAGGACACCGCCGAGCTCGTCACCGACGCCGACGGGTGGACGCTGCGCAGCGCGACGGGCTGCCGGGCGGCGCACAGCGAGCACACGATCGCCATCACCGACGACGGACCCGAGATCCTCACGCTGGCGCAGCAGTGA
- a CDS encoding transposase translates to MSRAAVLSDDRWARIRPPWPFSDGKRGRPLRDDRPVVEGTRCPCRCGTAWRDVPEQFGPWQAGRTRRGRCSADGPGDRVRAAFLRPGGPHRRTAPETCPSPRRTRGPTLGECPSPASVPPATAPRSPPPSSPARTTASPC, encoded by the coding sequence ATGTCCCGTGCGGCTGTGCTGAGCGATGACCGATGGGCACGGATCCGGCCTCCCTGGCCGTTCTCCGACGGCAAGAGAGGCCGGCCGCTGCGCGACGACCGTCCCGTGGTGGAGGGCACCCGCTGCCCCTGCCGGTGCGGGACCGCCTGGCGTGACGTCCCCGAACAGTTCGGGCCCTGGCAGGCCGGGCGGACGCGGCGCGGCCGCTGCAGCGCCGACGGACCCGGGGACAGGGTCCGGGCCGCCTTCCTCCGACCCGGAGGACCACACCGGAGGACTGCACCGGAGACGTGCCCCAGCCCCCGCCGGACCCGGGGCCCTACGCTGGGGGAATGCCCCTCCCCCGCTTCCGTCCCACCGGCCACGGCTCCCCGGAGCCCGCCGCCGTCGTCGCCGGCGCGCACTACCGCATCACCGTGCTGA
- a CDS encoding helix-turn-helix domain-containing protein: MVRLPLTPAEVERGQRLGALLRRGRGERSMLETALDAGVSPETLRKIESGRVATPAFPTIAAIAGVLGLSLDQVWAEINRPHAEAGPTGPGPTAREQLAS; encoded by the coding sequence ATGGTCAGACTGCCGCTCACTCCCGCCGAGGTCGAACGCGGGCAGCGCCTCGGTGCCCTGCTGCGCCGGGGCAGGGGGGAGCGCTCGATGCTCGAGACCGCGCTCGACGCGGGGGTCTCACCGGAGACCCTGCGGAAGATCGAGTCCGGCCGCGTCGCCACTCCTGCCTTTCCGACCATCGCGGCGATCGCCGGCGTGCTCGGCCTGTCCCTCGACCAGGTGTGGGCCGAGATCAACCGGCCCCACGCCGAGGCCGGTCCCACGGGACCAGGCCCCACCGCCCGCGAACAGCTGGCCTCGTAG
- a CDS encoding zinc-dependent alcohol dehydrogenase family protein encodes MRAVVIDAVRAQPEVRDVAEPSAPPHGVVVQVRATGLCRSDWHAWAGHDEIAWPHVPGHELAGVVAAVGEGVRRWRTGDRVTVPFVCGCGRCDWCRAGDAQVCPAQEQPGFTHWGSFAEYVALHAADTNLVAVPEHVDFATAAGLGCRFATAYRALAARARVAEGEWVTVLGAGGVGLSAVMIARALGGRVIAVDRNPEALARARELGAEHALRADGTDVPEAVADLTGGGSHVAVDAVGSEQTCADAVLSLRRRGRHVQIGLLPPVEGHPRVPMARVIGWELDLLGSHGMAAADYPAMISLIEQGALQPQRLIERTIGLDAAAALLPVFDRATPAGITMIDPAL; translated from the coding sequence ATGCGCGCAGTGGTGATCGATGCCGTCCGGGCCCAGCCCGAGGTCCGTGACGTCGCCGAGCCCTCGGCCCCGCCGCACGGGGTGGTCGTCCAGGTGCGGGCCACAGGCCTGTGCCGCAGCGACTGGCACGCCTGGGCCGGGCACGACGAGATCGCATGGCCCCACGTGCCCGGGCACGAGCTGGCCGGAGTGGTCGCCGCGGTCGGCGAGGGCGTGCGCCGGTGGAGGACCGGGGACCGGGTCACCGTCCCGTTCGTCTGCGGCTGCGGTCGCTGCGACTGGTGCCGGGCCGGCGACGCGCAGGTCTGCCCCGCGCAGGAGCAGCCGGGGTTCACCCACTGGGGGTCCTTCGCCGAGTACGTCGCCCTGCACGCCGCCGACACGAATCTCGTGGCCGTCCCCGAGCACGTCGACTTCGCCACCGCGGCCGGGCTGGGATGCCGGTTCGCCACGGCGTACCGGGCCCTGGCCGCGCGGGCGCGCGTGGCCGAGGGGGAGTGGGTGACCGTGCTCGGCGCCGGCGGCGTGGGGCTCAGCGCGGTGATGATCGCCCGCGCGCTGGGCGGCCGGGTGATCGCGGTCGACCGCAACCCCGAGGCGCTCGCCCGCGCCCGCGAGCTGGGCGCGGAGCACGCGCTGCGCGCGGACGGGACCGACGTCCCGGAGGCCGTCGCCGACCTCACCGGCGGCGGCAGCCACGTGGCCGTCGACGCCGTGGGCAGCGAGCAGACCTGCGCCGACGCCGTCCTGAGCCTGCGCCGGCGGGGACGGCACGTCCAGATCGGCCTGCTGCCGCCGGTCGAGGGCCACCCGCGGGTCCCGATGGCGCGCGTCATCGGCTGGGAGCTCGACCTGCTCGGCAGCCACGGGATGGCGGCGGCCGACTATCCGGCCATGATCTCGCTGATCGAGCAGGGCGCCCTGCAGCCCCAGAGGCTCATCGAGCGCACCATCGGCCTCGACGCCGCCGCGGCGCTGCTGCCCGTGTTCGACCGGGCGACGCCCGCCGGCATCACCATGATCGACCCGGCGCTGTAG
- a CDS encoding alpha/beta fold hydrolase, with amino-acid sequence MGTEETDRPAQLWFGARGDGPPFVLLHPGGTDSRALEPLAGELTGSYRVLTPEQRAHGHTPDPGGPLSYATMAGDTIAFLEREVGAPVHLLGYSDGAVVALAVALRRPDLVRDLVVAAGVHHHSGWAPGVLEDRAQVPEFMVDAYAEVSPDGREHYGQVVEKLQRMHAAEPAFTDADLAGLDVPVLVLLGDDDEVRLEHAVAMYRALPQAELAVVPHASHGVLVEKPGLCARLITDFHATDKPETFAPIRRRTDA; translated from the coding sequence ATGGGCACCGAGGAGACCGACCGGCCCGCGCAGCTGTGGTTCGGCGCCCGGGGGGACGGGCCGCCCTTCGTGCTGCTGCATCCCGGCGGCACGGACTCCCGGGCCCTGGAGCCGCTGGCCGGGGAACTGACGGGCAGCTACCGGGTGCTCACCCCGGAGCAGCGCGCCCACGGCCACACCCCTGACCCGGGCGGTCCGCTGTCCTACGCCACGATGGCGGGGGACACGATCGCCTTCCTGGAGCGGGAGGTGGGGGCCCCGGTGCACCTGCTGGGCTACAGCGACGGGGCCGTCGTCGCCCTGGCCGTGGCGCTGCGGCGCCCCGACCTGGTCCGCGACCTGGTCGTCGCCGCCGGGGTCCACCACCACAGCGGGTGGGCGCCGGGAGTCCTCGAGGACCGGGCGCAGGTGCCGGAGTTCATGGTCGACGCCTACGCCGAGGTCTCGCCCGACGGGCGCGAGCACTACGGGCAGGTGGTGGAGAAGCTGCAGCGGATGCACGCGGCGGAACCGGCCTTCACGGACGCGGACCTGGCGGGTCTCGACGTTCCCGTGCTGGTGCTCCTCGGCGACGACGACGAGGTCCGGCTCGAGCACGCCGTGGCCATGTACCGCGCCCTGCCGCAGGCGGAGCTGGCCGTGGTCCCGCACGCCTCCCACGGGGTGCTGGTGGAGAAGCCGGGGCTGTGCGCGCGGCTGATCACCGACTTCCACGCCACCGACAAGCCGGAGACCTTCGCCCCGATACGGCGCCGCACGGACGCCTGA
- a CDS encoding 3-oxoacyl-ACP reductase, whose product MQIAEQIVLVTGGARGLGRRIVEAFAAEGARVVINYRSSSTAAQELVSRFGPQRAVALPADVTDPGQVSAMLERTREHFGAPVTTVVNNALADFSFNGDARSGAAEIGWDEFTSQFSGSVRGALNTMQACLPGMQEQGFGRIVNIGTNLFQNPVVPYHDYTAAKAALLSLTRTLAKDLGQHNVTVNMVSGGLLRTTDASAATPEEVFDLIASSTPLGRVTTPEEFADTVLFFASPWARSVTGQNLVVDGGLVMG is encoded by the coding sequence ATGCAGATCGCAGAGCAGATCGTCCTCGTGACCGGCGGGGCCCGCGGCCTGGGCCGCCGCATCGTGGAGGCCTTCGCCGCCGAGGGCGCGCGGGTGGTCATCAACTACCGATCCAGCTCCACCGCCGCCCAAGAGCTCGTGAGCCGCTTCGGTCCGCAACGGGCTGTGGCCTTGCCTGCTGACGTCACCGATCCCGGGCAGGTGTCGGCCATGCTCGAGCGCACCCGGGAGCACTTCGGCGCCCCGGTCACCACTGTGGTGAACAACGCGCTGGCGGACTTCTCCTTCAACGGGGACGCCCGCTCGGGTGCGGCGGAGATCGGCTGGGACGAGTTCACCAGCCAGTTCTCCGGCAGCGTCCGGGGGGCGCTGAACACGATGCAGGCGTGCCTGCCGGGAATGCAGGAGCAGGGGTTCGGGCGGATCGTGAACATCGGCACCAACCTGTTCCAGAATCCCGTCGTCCCGTATCACGACTACACCGCGGCCAAGGCGGCCCTGCTCTCCTTGACCCGGACCCTGGCCAAGGACCTGGGTCAACACAACGTCACGGTGAACATGGTCTCCGGCGGGCTGCTGCGCACCACCGACGCCAGCGCGGCCACCCCTGAGGAGGTCTTCGACCTCATCGCCTCCTCCACCCCGCTGGGCCGTGTGACCACCCCGGAGGAGTTCGCCGACACCGTCCTGTTCTTCGCCTCGCCCTGGGCGCGGTCGGTCACCGGGCAGAACCTGGTGGTCGACGGCGGACTGGTCATGGGGTGA